The proteins below come from a single Candidatus Binatia bacterium genomic window:
- a CDS encoding transposase — MLIAIWKPLLVITAEANAHMTHMLLDILTEVRKLVGERRLTVVFDRGAFSPRLFEQILACGFDILTYRKGRVRRLPKSRFKARSAVIDADTLDYVLADQEVRLLKGKLRLRQVTRLCDGGHQTPILTSRRDLDAVEIAYRMFERWRQENFFKYLREEYAIDALVDYGVVGAISYG, encoded by the coding sequence TTGCTTATTGCCATCTGGAAGCCGCTGCTGGTCATCACCGCCGAAGCCAATGCCCACATGACCCACATGCTGCTCGACATCCTCACCGAGGTACGCAAGCTCGTGGGTGAGCGGCGCCTCACCGTGGTCTTTGATCGCGGCGCCTTCAGCCCCCGGCTCTTTGAGCAGATCTTGGCCTGCGGCTTCGACATCCTGACCTACCGCAAGGGTCGCGTGCGACGGCTGCCGAAGAGCCGCTTCAAGGCGCGATCGGCCGTCATTGACGCTGACACGCTCGACTACGTGCTCGCCGATCAGGAGGTGCGGCTGCTCAAAGGGAAGCTGCGCTTGCGGCAGGTGACGCGCCTGTGTGACGGCGGTCACCAGACTCCAATCCTGACCTCACGTCGCGATCTCGACGCCGTCGAGATCGCCTACCGGATGTTCGAACGCTGGAGGCAGGAGAACTTCTTCAAGTACCTGCGTGAGGAGTACGCGATCGATGCGCTGGTCGACTACGGCGTGGTGGGGGCGATCTCGTACGGATAA